In a single window of the Patagioenas fasciata isolate bPatFas1 chromosome 22, bPatFas1.hap1, whole genome shotgun sequence genome:
- the NEUROD2 gene encoding neurogenic differentiation factor 2, protein MLTRLFSEPSLVPEVPKFAGWAEECEEDARSEKEERAGKGCALPEEPPEGSLGESKEEGELGGDEEEEEEEEEGLEEAEGERPKKRGPKKRKMTKARLERSKLRRQKANARERNRMHDLNAALDNLRKVVPCYSKTQKLSKIETLRLAKNYIWALSEILRSGKRPDLVSYVQTLCKGLSQPTTNLVAGCLQLNSRNFLTEQGQEGGRFHGPNASFAVHPYPYPCSRLAAAQCPPAAGPGAHGLRTHSYCASAYESLYGNASPDYNSSEYDGGLSPPLCINGNFSLKQDSSSPDHDKSYHYSMHYSALPGSRPAGHNLVFGSAGMRGGVHSENIFPYDMHLPHERGPMYEELNAFFHN, encoded by the coding sequence ATGTTGACGCGACTTTTCAGCGAGCCCAGCCTGGTCCCCGAAGTACCGAAATTCGCCGGTTGGGCCGAGGAGTGCGAGGAGGATGCCCGCAGCGAGAAGGAGGAGCGGGCGGGGAAGGGCTGCGCCCTCCCCGAGGAACCGCCCGAGGGTTCGCTGGGGGAGAGCAAGGAGGAAGGGGAGTTAGGcggggacgaggaggaggaggaggaggaggaggaaggcttgGAGGAGGCGGAGGGCGAACGGCCCAAGAAACGCGGCCCCAAGAAGCGCAAGATGACCAAGGCGCGGCTGGAGCGCTCCAAGCTGCGGCGGCAGAAGGCGAACGCCCGGGAGCGCAACCGCATGCACGACTTGAACGCGGCCCTGGACAACCTGCGGAAGGTGGTTCCCTGCTACTCTAAAACCCAAAAGCTCTCGAAAATCGAGACCCTCCGCTTGGCCAAGAACTACATCTGGGCTCTCTCCGAGATCCTGCGCTCGGGCAAACGGCCCGACCTGGTTTCCTACGTGCAGACTCTGTGCAAGGGGCTGTCGCAACCCACCACCAACCTGGTGGCCGGCTGCCTGCAGCTCAATTCTCGCAATTTCCTCACGGAGCAGGGTCAGGAAGGCGGCCGTTTCCACGGCCCCAACGCCTCCTTCGCCGTGcacccctacccctacccctgCTCGCGGCTGGCCGCGGCGCAgtgcccgcccgccgccggccccggtGCCCACGGGCTGAGGACACACAGCTACTGCGCCTCCGCCTACGAGAGCCTCTACGGGAACGCGTCCCCCGATTACAACAGCTCGGAGTACGACGGTGGGCTCAGCCCCCCCCTCTGCATCAACGGCAACTTCTCCCTCAAGCAGGACTCTTCTTCCCCCGACCACGACAAAAGCTATCACTACTCTATGCACTACTCGGCGCTGCCCGGTTCCCGGCCCGCCGGCCACAACCTGGTCTTCGGTTCGGCGGGGATGCGCGGGGGGGTCCACTCCGAGAACATCTTCCCCTACGACATGCACCTCCCGCACGAACGGGGCCCCATGTACGAGGAGCTCAACGCCTTCTTCCACAACTga